A genomic segment from Pseudomonas sessilinigenes encodes:
- the lptA gene encoding lipopolysaccharide transport periplasmic protein LptA has translation MRLIKTLPILLSLGAALGSVSAWALPNDSQQPIRIQADDAQLDDKNGVATYKGDVIITQGSMKITGNTVTITRAKSGEIDVVTSVGNLAYFEQLQKQTDPKPVQAYAVTIQYHAQQNRVVLIDKAKVINDGNTTEGEKIIYDTVKQVANAGRANGSSITAPRPRIDMVIQPKKKTDEQKAQ, from the coding sequence ATGAGGCTCATTAAAACCCTCCCTATTTTGCTCAGTCTGGGCGCAGCACTGGGAAGCGTGAGCGCCTGGGCTCTGCCGAACGATAGCCAACAGCCGATCCGCATCCAGGCCGACGATGCCCAGCTCGATGACAAGAATGGCGTAGCCACCTATAAAGGCGACGTGATCATCACCCAGGGCTCGATGAAGATCACCGGCAACACCGTGACCATCACCCGGGCCAAGAGTGGTGAAATCGACGTCGTGACCTCGGTGGGCAACCTGGCCTACTTCGAGCAACTGCAGAAGCAGACCGATCCCAAGCCGGTCCAGGCCTACGCCGTGACCATCCAGTACCACGCCCAGCAAAACCGCGTCGTACTGATCGACAAGGCCAAGGTCATCAACGACGGTAATACCACCGAAGGCGAGAAGATCATCTACGACACCGTCAAGCAAGTGGCCAATGCCGGTCGCGCCAACGGCAGCTCGATTACCGCTCCCCGTCCGCGGATCGACATGGTCATCCAGCCGAAAAAGAAAACCGACGAGCAAAAGGCCCAGTAA
- a CDS encoding class II fumarate hydratase — MSNTRIERDSMGELQVPEQALYGAQTQRAVDNFPISGQRMPAAFIRALILAKAAAAKANVELGQLSESQGKAIVDAAQGLLEGDFMQHFPVDIFQTGSGTSSNMNANEVLATLASRLLGEAVNPNDHVNCGQSSNDIIPTTIHVSAALTLHEQLLPALVHLVEVIEHKALQVHPFIKTGRTHLMDAMPVRMSQVLEGWAQQLKANIAHLQDLLPSLQSLAQGGTAVGTGINAHPEFAGRFSQQLSKLTQVQFTPGKNLFALIGSQDTAVTVSGQLKATAVSLMKIANDLRWMNSGPLAGLGEIELEGLQPGSSIMPGKVNPVIPEATAMVAAQVIGNDSTITVAGQSGNFELNVMLPIIAQNLLSSIELLANSSRLLADKAIASFKVNEPKLKEALSRNPILVTALNPIIGYQKAAEIAKTAYKQGRPVIDVALEHTDLPRSQLEVLLDPEKLTAGGV; from the coding sequence ATGAGTAATACCCGTATCGAACGCGACAGCATGGGCGAATTGCAGGTCCCGGAGCAGGCGCTGTATGGCGCACAGACCCAGCGTGCAGTGGATAACTTTCCCATCAGTGGGCAACGGATGCCGGCGGCCTTCATCCGGGCGCTGATCCTGGCCAAGGCTGCCGCGGCGAAGGCCAACGTCGAACTCGGGCAGCTCAGCGAGTCCCAGGGCAAGGCCATCGTCGATGCCGCCCAAGGGTTGCTGGAGGGGGACTTCATGCAGCACTTCCCGGTGGATATCTTCCAGACCGGGTCCGGCACCAGCTCCAATATGAACGCCAACGAAGTGCTGGCAACCCTGGCCAGTCGCCTGCTGGGTGAGGCAGTCAACCCCAATGACCATGTCAATTGTGGCCAGAGCAGTAACGACATCATTCCCACCACCATCCATGTCAGTGCTGCGTTGACCCTGCATGAGCAGTTGTTGCCAGCGTTGGTGCATCTGGTGGAGGTCATCGAGCACAAGGCGCTGCAGGTGCACCCCTTTATCAAGACAGGGCGTACTCACCTGATGGATGCCATGCCTGTGCGCATGAGCCAGGTCCTTGAGGGCTGGGCGCAGCAGCTCAAGGCCAATATCGCGCACCTGCAGGACTTGCTGCCGAGCCTGCAGTCTCTTGCCCAGGGCGGCACGGCGGTAGGTACCGGGATCAATGCGCATCCGGAGTTCGCCGGGCGCTTCAGTCAGCAGTTGAGCAAGCTCACCCAGGTGCAATTCACTCCGGGCAAGAACCTGTTCGCCCTGATTGGCTCCCAGGACACTGCGGTGACTGTCTCCGGGCAGCTCAAGGCTACGGCGGTATCGTTGATGAAGATCGCCAACGATTTGCGCTGGATGAACTCGGGGCCATTGGCCGGGTTGGGGGAAATCGAGCTGGAAGGGTTGCAGCCGGGCTCGTCGATCATGCCAGGCAAGGTCAACCCGGTGATCCCGGAAGCCACGGCGATGGTGGCGGCCCAGGTCATTGGCAACGACAGCACCATCACGGTGGCAGGGCAGTCGGGCAACTTCGAGCTCAATGTGATGTTGCCGATCATTGCCCAGAACCTGCTGAGTAGCATCGAGTTGCTGGCCAACTCCAGCCGCCTGCTGGCGGACAAGGCGATTGCCAGTTTCAAGGTCAACGAACCCAAGCTCAAGGAAGCACTGTCGCGCAATCCGATCCTGGTGACGGCCTTGAACCCGATCATTGGTTACCAGAAGGCAGCGGAAATCGCCAAGACCGCCTACAAGCAGGGGCGCCCGGTGATAGACGTTGCGCTTGAGCATACCGACCTGCCCCGCAGCCAGCTTGAAGTCCTGCTGGACCCGGAGAAGCTTACGGCGGGTGGCGTGTAA
- the hpf gene encoding ribosome hibernation-promoting factor, HPF/YfiA family: MQVNISGHQLEVTEPLRVYIGEKLDRLERHFDKITNVQVTMAVEKLKQKIEATLHIHGGEVVANAEHDDMYAAIDLLTDKLDRQLKKHKEKQLHLLQGTGR; this comes from the coding sequence ATGCAAGTCAACATCAGTGGACACCAACTCGAAGTGACTGAACCTCTGCGCGTCTACATCGGCGAAAAACTCGACCGACTGGAACGCCATTTTGACAAGATTACCAATGTGCAGGTCACCATGGCCGTCGAGAAGCTGAAGCAGAAGATCGAGGCTACGCTGCACATTCACGGTGGGGAGGTCGTCGCCAATGCAGAACATGACGATATGTATGCCGCAATCGACCTGCTCACGGACAAGCTTGACCGCCAACTGAAAAAGCACAAGGAAAAGCAACTCCACCTTCTCCAAGGCACGGGTCGCTGA
- the ptsN gene encoding PTS IIA-like nitrogen regulatory protein PtsN produces the protein MIRLESILTPGRSLVNVPGGSKKRALEQIANLISREVPDLEMQDVFESLIAREKLGSTGFGNGIAIPHCRLKGCESPISALMHLDAPIDFDAIDGAPVDLLFVLLVPEAATDAHLELLRQIASMLDRKEVRDRLRSATSNEALYQVVLDEQNRQ, from the coding sequence ATGATCCGACTTGAAAGCATCCTGACCCCCGGCCGTTCCCTGGTGAACGTGCCGGGAGGCAGTAAAAAACGTGCCCTCGAACAAATTGCCAACCTGATCAGCCGTGAAGTGCCCGATCTGGAGATGCAGGATGTCTTCGAGAGCCTGATTGCCCGCGAAAAACTCGGCTCCACCGGTTTTGGCAACGGCATCGCCATTCCTCACTGCCGCCTAAAGGGTTGCGAATCGCCCATCAGCGCACTGATGCACCTGGACGCTCCGATCGACTTCGACGCCATCGATGGCGCTCCGGTGGACCTGCTGTTCGTTCTGCTGGTCCCGGAAGCTGCGACCGATGCGCACCTGGAACTGCTTCGGCAGATCGCCAGCATGCTCGATCGCAAGGAGGTTCGTGACCGGTTGCGCAGTGCTACCAGCAACGAAGCCTTGTATCAGGTCGTCCTGGACGAGCAAAACAGGCAGTAA
- the lptB gene encoding LPS export ABC transporter ATP-binding protein, whose amino-acid sequence MATLKAQHLAKSYKSRQVVRDVSLSIDSGQIVGLLGPNGAGKTTCFYMIVGLVQADQGRVLIDDLDVSHQPMHGRARAGIGYLPQEASIFRKLSVADNIMAILETRKELDKAGRRQELESLLQEFHINHIRDNLGMSLSGGERRRVEIARALATAPKFILLDEPFAGVDPISVGDIKQIIHHLKAKGIGVLITDHNVRETLDICETAYIVNDGQLIAEGDSATILANELVKEVYLGHEFRL is encoded by the coding sequence ATGGCAACTCTGAAAGCCCAGCACCTGGCCAAGAGCTACAAGAGCCGACAGGTCGTGCGCGACGTCAGCCTGTCCATCGACAGCGGCCAGATCGTCGGCCTCCTTGGCCCCAACGGTGCAGGCAAGACCACCTGTTTCTATATGATCGTCGGCCTGGTCCAGGCCGACCAGGGCCGGGTGCTGATCGACGACCTGGATGTCAGCCATCAGCCCATGCACGGGCGCGCTCGCGCGGGCATCGGCTACCTGCCCCAGGAAGCCTCGATCTTCCGCAAGCTGTCGGTGGCCGACAACATCATGGCTATCCTCGAGACCCGCAAGGAACTCGATAAAGCAGGTCGTCGCCAGGAACTGGAAAGCCTGCTGCAGGAGTTCCACATCAACCATATCCGCGACAACCTCGGCATGAGCCTGTCCGGCGGCGAGCGTCGTCGCGTGGAGATTGCCCGCGCGCTGGCCACCGCACCCAAGTTCATCCTGCTGGACGAACCGTTCGCAGGCGTGGACCCGATCTCCGTCGGCGACATCAAGCAGATCATCCATCACCTCAAAGCCAAGGGCATCGGGGTACTGATCACCGACCACAACGTCCGCGAAACGCTGGACATCTGCGAAACCGCCTACATCGTCAATGACGGGCAACTGATCGCCGAAGGCGATTCTGCGACTATCCTGGCCAATGAGCTGGTCAAGGAAGTCTACCTGGGCCACGAATTCCGCCTGTAA
- a CDS encoding ZIP family metal transporter → MGTETLAISSGRMFRYAFGSLLLLAGTALLVAQGLSWLNLEPRLLRALQGGSICALGTALGAVPVLVIRKMPIAVGDTLLGFGAGVMLAATAFSLIVPGIAAAQGLGLSAWGASGLVCVGIMLGAFGLFLVDLKVSGGNPETLVGTPEHPVIAPRIWLFVFAIIAHNIPEGMAVGVSAGGGMPDADSLAMGIALQDVPEGLVIALVLAGAGVSRAKAFLIGAASGLVEPVFALLCAWLVSLAELLLPLGLALAAGAMLLVVTHEVIPESRRNGHEKLASLGLCIGFCLMMVMDTALS, encoded by the coding sequence ATGGGCACTGAGACATTGGCGATCAGCAGTGGGCGAATGTTTCGCTACGCCTTCGGTTCGCTCCTGTTATTGGCGGGCACCGCGTTGCTGGTGGCTCAAGGATTGAGCTGGTTGAACCTGGAGCCCAGGCTGCTGCGAGCCTTGCAGGGCGGCTCGATCTGCGCGCTGGGTACGGCGCTGGGGGCCGTTCCGGTGTTGGTGATTCGCAAGATGCCCATCGCCGTAGGCGACACCTTGCTGGGTTTTGGGGCTGGGGTGATGTTGGCCGCAACGGCATTCTCGTTGATCGTACCGGGCATTGCTGCGGCACAGGGGTTGGGGCTGTCCGCCTGGGGAGCTAGCGGCCTGGTCTGCGTGGGTATCATGCTCGGGGCTTTTGGCCTGTTTCTCGTGGACCTCAAGGTGTCCGGCGGCAACCCGGAAACTCTTGTTGGGACACCTGAGCATCCAGTGATTGCCCCACGTATCTGGTTGTTTGTCTTTGCCATCATTGCCCATAACATTCCTGAAGGCATGGCGGTGGGGGTGTCGGCCGGTGGAGGCATGCCGGATGCGGATAGCCTGGCCATGGGCATCGCCTTGCAGGATGTGCCGGAAGGCTTGGTTATTGCCCTGGTGTTGGCAGGGGCAGGAGTGTCGCGCGCCAAGGCGTTCTTGATCGGCGCTGCCTCAGGCCTGGTAGAGCCGGTATTCGCGTTGCTCTGTGCGTGGCTGGTGAGCCTGGCGGAGTTGCTTCTACCCTTGGGGCTGGCACTGGCCGCTGGTGCCATGTTGCTGGTGGTGACTCATGAGGTGATTCCCGAGTCCCGACGCAACGGTCACGAAAAACTGGCCAGTCTCGGCTTGTGTATCGGCTTCTGCCTGATGATGGTGATGGATACGGCGCTCTCTTGA
- a CDS encoding superoxide dismutase: protein MSFTLPALPYAYDALEPHIDAQTMEIHYTKHHQTYINNLNAAVEGTEWAEWEVEKLVASVQQLPEQLQAAVVNQGGGHANHSLFWAVMTPTGGGKPGGALAQAIEQDIGGFERFKEAFTKAALTRFGSGWAWLSVTPEKTLVVESSGNQDSPLMKGNTPILGLDVWEHAYYLRYQNRRPEYINAFYNVINWPEVALRYQAAVA, encoded by the coding sequence ATGTCCTTTACCTTGCCTGCCTTGCCTTATGCCTACGATGCCCTGGAGCCGCACATCGATGCGCAAACCATGGAGATTCACTACACCAAGCACCACCAGACCTATATCAACAATCTCAACGCTGCGGTGGAAGGTACTGAGTGGGCCGAGTGGGAAGTGGAGAAGCTGGTGGCCAGTGTCCAGCAGCTGCCAGAGCAACTGCAGGCCGCAGTGGTCAATCAGGGAGGAGGGCATGCCAACCATTCGCTATTTTGGGCGGTCATGACCCCGACGGGAGGCGGCAAGCCCGGTGGCGCGCTGGCGCAAGCGATCGAACAGGATATCGGTGGTTTCGAGCGTTTCAAGGAGGCCTTCACCAAGGCCGCACTGACTCGCTTTGGTAGTGGCTGGGCCTGGCTCAGCGTGACGCCTGAGAAAACACTGGTGGTCGAGAGCAGTGGCAACCAGGACAGTCCCCTGATGAAGGGTAATACGCCAATTCTTGGCCTGGACGTCTGGGAGCACGCCTATTACCTGCGTTATCAGAACCGTCGGCCGGAATACATCAATGCGTTCTATAACGTCATCAATTGGCCGGAAGTCGCCCTGCGCTATCAGGCAGCGGTGGCCTGA
- a CDS encoding RNA polymerase factor sigma-54, translating to MKPSLVLRMGQQLTMTPQLQQAIRLLQLSTLDLQQEIQEALESNPMLERQEDGDDFDNSDPLADNTESKPNTEIQEPSYQETAPTVDSLEDGEWSERIPNELPVDTAWEDVYQTSASSLPSSDDDEWDFTTRTSAGESLQSHLLWQLNLAPMSDTDRLIAVTLIDSINDQGYLDETLEEVLEAFDPELDIELDEIEAVLHRIQQFEPAGIGARNLGECLLLQLRQLPTKTPWLSEAQRLVSDYIDLLGSRDYSQLMRRMKLKEDELRQVIELVQSLNPRPGSQIESSEAEYVVPDVIVRKDNERWLVELNQESVPRLRVNAQYAGFVRRADTSADNTFMRNQLQEARWFIKSLQSRNETLMKVATQIVEHQRGFLEYGDEAMKPLVLHDIAEAVGMHESTISRVTTQKFMHTPRGIYELKYFFSSHVSTSEGGECSSTAIRAIIKKLVAAENQKKPLSDSKIAGLLEAQGIQVARRTVAKYRESLGIAPSSERKRLM from the coding sequence ATGAAACCATCGCTAGTCCTGAGAATGGGCCAGCAGCTGACGATGACACCGCAGCTGCAACAGGCCATCCGCCTGCTCCAATTGTCGACCCTGGACCTGCAACAGGAAATTCAGGAAGCCCTGGAGTCCAACCCGATGCTCGAACGCCAGGAAGATGGCGACGACTTCGACAACAGCGACCCCCTGGCCGACAACACCGAGTCCAAACCCAATACCGAAATCCAGGAACCCTCCTACCAGGAAACCGCCCCAACGGTGGACAGCCTCGAGGATGGCGAATGGAGCGAACGCATTCCCAACGAACTCCCGGTGGATACCGCCTGGGAAGATGTCTACCAGACCAGCGCCAGCAGCCTGCCCAGCAGCGATGATGACGAGTGGGACTTCACCACCCGCACCTCCGCTGGCGAAAGCCTGCAGAGCCACCTGCTCTGGCAACTGAACCTGGCCCCGATGTCGGACACCGACCGCTTGATCGCGGTGACCCTGATCGACAGCATCAACGACCAGGGCTACCTCGACGAGACCCTTGAAGAAGTCCTCGAGGCCTTCGACCCCGAACTGGATATCGAGCTGGACGAAATCGAAGCAGTCCTGCATCGCATCCAGCAATTCGAACCCGCCGGCATCGGTGCTCGCAACCTGGGTGAATGCCTGCTGTTGCAACTGCGCCAGCTACCGACCAAGACGCCTTGGCTGAGCGAAGCTCAGCGCCTGGTCAGCGACTACATAGACCTGCTGGGCAGCCGCGATTACAGCCAACTGATGCGGCGCATGAAGCTCAAGGAAGACGAACTGCGCCAGGTCATCGAACTGGTGCAAAGCCTCAACCCGCGCCCGGGCTCGCAGATCGAATCCAGCGAAGCCGAGTACGTGGTCCCGGACGTCATTGTGCGCAAGGACAACGAACGCTGGCTGGTGGAGCTGAACCAGGAGTCGGTACCACGCCTGCGAGTCAATGCCCAATATGCGGGCTTTGTACGTCGTGCCGACACCAGCGCAGACAACACCTTCATGCGCAATCAGCTGCAGGAGGCCCGCTGGTTCATCAAGAGCCTGCAAAGTCGCAACGAAACCCTGATGAAAGTCGCCACCCAGATCGTCGAGCATCAGCGCGGCTTTCTCGAGTATGGCGACGAGGCGATGAAGCCCCTGGTCCTGCATGACATCGCCGAAGCGGTGGGCATGCACGAATCGACGATTTCCCGGGTCACTACGCAGAAATTCATGCACACCCCACGGGGTATATATGAACTGAAATACTTTTTCTCCAGCCACGTCAGCACCTCGGAAGGCGGTGAATGCTCATCCACCGCGATCCGCGCAATCATCAAAAAACTGGTGGCGGCGGAAAATCAGAAAAAGCCGTTGAGTGACAGCAAGATCGCTGGTTTACTGGAGGCACAAGGTATTCAGGTAGCCCGCCGTACCGTCGCCAAGTACCGCGAATCCCTTGGGATCGCGCCTTCTAGCGAACGTAAGCGGCTGATGTAG
- a CDS encoding fimbrial protein has product MKKLLITKLSATAVIALLSQTAFAADGTINFFGEIVDAPCSISPNSQVMTVPLGKVSRTTLDGGAGKKATPARFNIELLNCGASAKGATLTFNGTTDTTVTDNLRVGVGETAGGAATGVAIELGDSAGTKIPVGSESTQYTLVQGDNPLKFQAVYVSTAEKVTVGTGNATAQFTVNYK; this is encoded by the coding sequence ATGAAGAAGCTCCTTATCACCAAACTTTCCGCCACCGCAGTCATTGCTCTCTTGTCACAAACAGCCTTTGCTGCCGACGGAACGATCAACTTCTTTGGAGAAATCGTCGATGCCCCATGCTCGATCTCTCCCAACAGCCAAGTCATGACTGTTCCACTAGGCAAAGTTTCACGTACTACCCTGGATGGCGGTGCGGGCAAGAAAGCCACACCGGCACGCTTCAACATTGAGTTGCTGAATTGCGGCGCAAGTGCCAAAGGGGCGACACTGACCTTTAACGGAACCACCGATACGACCGTAACAGACAATCTGCGCGTTGGCGTCGGTGAAACGGCAGGCGGGGCAGCCACTGGTGTAGCGATAGAACTCGGTGACTCCGCTGGCACCAAAATCCCGGTAGGTTCCGAATCGACCCAATACACCCTGGTCCAGGGTGACAACCCTCTGAAGTTCCAAGCGGTCTATGTTTCCACTGCCGAAAAAGTAACGGTCGGTACTGGTAACGCAACGGCGCAGTTCACAGTTAACTACAAGTAA
- a CDS encoding HPr family phosphocarrier protein, with protein sequence MPALEIEIINKLGLHARASAKFVGVAGQFPCQIRAGRTPESMVDGKSIMAMMMLAAGKGTKIHLKTEGEQEQEALDALVALINNYFDEGE encoded by the coding sequence ATGCCAGCTTTGGAAATCGAGATCATCAACAAACTGGGCCTGCATGCCCGTGCCTCGGCCAAGTTCGTCGGCGTGGCCGGCCAGTTCCCCTGCCAGATCCGCGCCGGTAGAACGCCTGAGAGCATGGTCGATGGCAAGAGCATCATGGCCATGATGATGCTCGCCGCCGGCAAGGGCACCAAGATTCATCTCAAGACCGAAGGTGAGCAGGAGCAGGAAGCACTGGACGCACTGGTAGCCCTGATCAACAACTACTTTGACGAAGGCGAATGA
- a CDS encoding FagA protein, with protein MSTALHEQPYLESWRWMSRQIRCALDPDEPRLIEHYLAEGRYLACCTAMSAWTVAETSFRLLIDTATDTALPWHWRSLCLDQAWRPLRDMERLSLCKCRLERWQSHAWRLATCSLLPSIPLIELVQGFPDE; from the coding sequence ATGAGCACTGCCTTGCACGAGCAGCCGTACCTTGAAAGCTGGCGCTGGATGAGCCGCCAGATCCGCTGCGCACTGGATCCCGACGAGCCGCGTCTGATCGAGCATTACCTGGCCGAGGGACGATACCTGGCCTGTTGCACTGCCATGTCCGCCTGGACCGTTGCCGAAACCTCCTTCCGTTTATTGATCGATACCGCTACCGATACCGCGTTGCCCTGGCATTGGCGCAGCCTGTGCCTGGACCAGGCCTGGCGTCCGCTGCGCGATATGGAGCGTTTGTCGCTGTGCAAGTGCCGACTTGAGCGTTGGCAAAGCCATGCCTGGCGATTGGCGACGTGTTCGCTGTTGCCTTCCATTCCTCTGATTGAACTGGTGCAAGGATTTCCCGATGAGTAA
- a CDS encoding KdsC family phosphatase, whose amino-acid sequence MNENLLQRGKNIKLAVFDVDGVLTDGRLYFLEDGSEFKSFSTLDGQGIKMLMAAGVQTAIITGRKTPVVERRAKNLGIPHLYQGREDKLVVLDELLAQLGLSYEEVAYLGDDLPDLPVIRRVGLGMAVANAAAFVREHAHGITVARGGEGAAREFCELILHAQGRLEAANAAYL is encoded by the coding sequence ATGAATGAGAACCTGCTGCAGCGCGGCAAGAACATCAAGCTGGCGGTTTTCGACGTCGACGGCGTGCTGACCGACGGTCGCCTGTACTTCCTCGAGGACGGCAGCGAATTCAAATCCTTCAGTACCCTCGACGGCCAGGGCATCAAGATGCTCATGGCCGCCGGAGTACAAACCGCGATCATCACCGGGCGCAAGACCCCCGTGGTCGAGCGCCGGGCCAAGAACCTGGGAATCCCCCACCTCTACCAGGGCCGCGAAGACAAGCTGGTCGTACTGGACGAGCTTCTTGCACAACTGGGCCTAAGCTATGAAGAGGTCGCCTACCTGGGCGACGACCTGCCCGACCTACCCGTGATCCGTCGTGTCGGCCTGGGCATGGCAGTCGCCAATGCCGCCGCCTTCGTTCGCGAGCACGCCCACGGCATCACCGTGGCCCGCGGCGGCGAAGGAGCGGCTCGCGAATTTTGCGAACTGATCCTGCATGCCCAGGGCCGCCTCGAAGCAGCCAATGCCGCTTATCTATAG
- the lptC gene encoding LPS export ABC transporter periplasmic protein LptC codes for MLSKKIRNILIFGTIALLFAAVGYWNISPERFLDKPVVQVDESAIDYFAINAHSVQYLPDGKLQYEMTSDKVEHIKASQVTLLTQPDLHMYRGTAYPWHVQSERGEVNPDGTQVELIDSVRVSRTDEKNRNLLITSSRMTVFPQKQYAQTEQAVRIDGADGVTTATGMKAYLKDGRMDLLSNVRGQYEAH; via the coding sequence ATGCTGAGTAAAAAGATTCGCAACATACTGATCTTCGGGACCATTGCCTTGCTATTCGCTGCGGTGGGCTACTGGAATATCAGCCCCGAGCGCTTCCTCGACAAGCCGGTGGTCCAGGTCGATGAAAGCGCCATCGACTATTTCGCGATCAATGCCCACAGCGTGCAGTACCTGCCCGATGGGAAGCTGCAATACGAGATGACCTCGGACAAGGTCGAGCACATCAAGGCCAGCCAGGTAACCCTGCTGACCCAGCCGGACCTGCACATGTACCGTGGCACCGCCTATCCGTGGCACGTCCAGAGCGAACGCGGCGAAGTCAACCCGGATGGCACTCAGGTCGAACTCATCGACTCGGTACGGGTTTCGCGCACTGACGAGAAGAATCGCAACCTGCTGATCACCAGCAGTCGCATGACAGTATTCCCACAGAAGCAATATGCGCAAACCGAGCAAGCCGTTAGAATCGACGGCGCCGACGGCGTGACCACGGCTACGGGAATGAAAGCGTATTTGAAAGACGGCAGGATGGACCTGCTATCGAACGTAAGAGGACAGTATGAGGCTCATTAA
- the rapZ gene encoding RNase adapter RapZ — MRLIIVSGRSGSGKSTALDVLEDHGYYCIDNLPAGLLPELAERALIHTELAQPLVAVSIDARNLPSHLSRFPELLEEVRSRHIQCDVLYLDADEETLLKRFSETRRRHPLSSANRSLAEAIRDETHLLGPIVDLADLKVNTTNLNLYQLRDTIKLRLLNQPEPGTAFLVESFGFKRGMPVDADLVFDVRCLPNPYWKPELRAQSGLDAPVAEYLAAQPDVEEMFQDISSYLLKWLPRFAASNRAYVTIAIGCTGGHHRSVYLTERLGQVLQKSLKNVQVRHRDLS, encoded by the coding sequence ATGCGCTTGATCATCGTCAGCGGCCGTTCCGGCTCAGGCAAAAGCACCGCCCTCGATGTTCTTGAGGACCACGGCTACTACTGCATCGACAACCTGCCCGCCGGCCTGCTCCCAGAGTTGGCCGAACGTGCCTTGATCCACACCGAGCTGGCCCAGCCGTTGGTCGCGGTCTCCATCGATGCCCGCAACTTGCCCAGCCATCTGTCACGTTTCCCCGAGTTGCTCGAGGAAGTGCGCAGTCGGCATATCCAGTGTGATGTGCTCTATCTGGACGCCGACGAAGAAACCCTGCTCAAGCGCTTCTCGGAAACCCGGCGCCGCCATCCACTCAGCAGCGCCAACCGTTCCCTGGCCGAGGCCATTCGCGACGAGACCCATCTGCTGGGCCCCATCGTCGACCTGGCCGACCTCAAGGTCAACACAACCAACCTGAACCTCTATCAACTGCGCGACACCATCAAGCTGCGGCTGTTGAACCAGCCAGAACCCGGCACCGCCTTTCTGGTGGAGTCCTTCGGTTTCAAGCGTGGCATGCCCGTGGATGCCGACCTGGTGTTCGACGTGCGCTGCCTGCCCAACCCGTACTGGAAACCCGAGCTGCGCGCCCAATCAGGGCTGGATGCCCCCGTAGCCGAGTACCTGGCCGCCCAACCTGATGTCGAGGAGATGTTCCAGGATATCTCCAGCTACTTGCTCAAATGGCTGCCACGATTTGCCGCCAGCAACCGTGCCTATGTGACCATTGCCATCGGCTGCACCGGTGGGCACCACCGCTCCGTCTACCTGACGGAGCGCCTGGGCCAGGTCCTGCAAAAATCCCTGAAGAACGTCCAGGTTCGCCACCGCGACCTTAGCTGA